One part of the Amycolatopsis lurida genome encodes these proteins:
- a CDS encoding non-ribosomal peptide synthetase, whose protein sequence is MSDTKEWTFPASFGQERIWLSGQLDPASPVYNLHCQARLDRPLTAEQWRAALGVIVGRHEALRTSFRMDGGALMQVVHAEVPIEPEVHDLRNLPDGARDDRFAELVGAVTSGAIPLDSPPPWRAQVCRMADDEWVLTFVVHHTVFDAGSVLVLGTELGEACDAVFEGREPKLPELSIQYADYSAWQRGQLETSSDQLDYWRTQLAGLPPVHGLPTDRPRPSELTFAGDQVDFALPDGLIDRVGELGRELSASPFMVLLAGYAALLSRLSRVDDIVVGVPVAGRELPELADLIGMFVNQMAVRVDCSGAPAFTELVERVRTTLLEAIDHSQVPFQAVAEAVGAERDPGVQALYQLGFNFLPDSGLEPIRSATAKDDIAIDLTAVNGRLVYRTDLFDRETAEAVAERYVRLLTAALADPAHSIADLPLLSDAERELVLNSWNPVSTSDAVTVHARFETQVRRTPDAQAVDFGGVRLTYAELNTRANRVAHRLRELGAGPGTVVGVCVPNSADLLTGVLGVLKSGAAYVPLDPANPAPRQALILADAGVPFVLVAGETTLDTKTLALDDPAEWSAAATEDPEPAAGPGDVAYVIYTSGSTGRPKGVEVEHRAVDTYLAWAREAYPGLAGRALLHTSPSFDLTVTTLLGTLTAGGAVVDGGRPTFVKATPTHLAVLAEELFPAGELVLGGEALTAEAVQPWRDRHPGTVVVNEYGPTEATVGCVVHRIEPGDQLPSGPVPIGRPVPGTRVYVLDERRQPVPPGVPGELYVAGSQLARGYLGLPGLTAEKFTDGRSGRMYATGDLVRWRRGGTLDYLGRIDEQVKLRGYRIEPGEVEAALRELPEVRDAAVAVRGDTLVGYVVGSAEGAADALRKTLPDYLVPTRFVTLDALPMAASGKLDRAALPDPEPGEAPAYVAPRTAAEELVAEVLGELLGIDDLGAHDDFFARGGNSLLAIRAMARIRKQVEVDIPVRGLFTLTTVAGLAAEIERRLSEDLDQLSDEEVQRQLAEGENS, encoded by the coding sequence ATGAGCGACACGAAGGAATGGACGTTCCCGGCCTCGTTCGGGCAGGAGCGGATCTGGCTGTCCGGCCAGCTCGACCCGGCGTCCCCGGTGTACAACCTGCACTGCCAGGCCCGGCTGGACCGCCCGCTGACCGCGGAGCAGTGGCGCGCCGCGCTCGGCGTCATCGTCGGACGGCATGAAGCGCTGCGTACGTCGTTCCGCATGGACGGCGGCGCGCTCATGCAGGTGGTGCACGCCGAGGTGCCGATCGAGCCCGAGGTGCACGACCTGCGGAACCTGCCCGACGGCGCCCGCGACGACCGGTTCGCCGAACTCGTCGGCGCCGTCACGAGCGGGGCCATCCCGCTCGACTCGCCGCCGCCGTGGCGGGCCCAGGTGTGCCGCATGGCCGACGACGAGTGGGTGCTCACGTTCGTCGTGCACCACACCGTGTTCGACGCCGGCTCGGTGCTGGTGCTGGGGACCGAACTCGGCGAGGCGTGCGACGCCGTGTTCGAGGGCCGTGAGCCGAAGCTGCCCGAGCTGTCCATCCAGTACGCGGACTACTCGGCCTGGCAGCGCGGGCAGCTCGAAACGTCGAGTGATCAGCTGGACTACTGGCGGACGCAGCTCGCCGGGTTGCCGCCGGTGCACGGTCTGCCCACCGACCGCCCGCGGCCGTCGGAGCTGACGTTCGCCGGTGACCAGGTGGACTTCGCCCTCCCGGACGGACTGATCGACCGGGTCGGCGAGCTGGGCCGGGAGCTGTCGGCGTCGCCGTTCATGGTGCTGCTGGCCGGCTACGCGGCCCTCCTGTCACGACTGTCCAGAGTGGACGACATCGTCGTCGGCGTTCCGGTGGCGGGCCGCGAACTTCCCGAGCTCGCCGACCTGATCGGCATGTTCGTCAACCAGATGGCCGTGCGGGTCGACTGCTCGGGCGCACCCGCGTTCACCGAGCTGGTCGAGCGGGTCCGGACCACGCTCCTGGAGGCGATCGACCACAGCCAGGTGCCGTTCCAGGCGGTCGCCGAAGCGGTCGGGGCCGAACGCGACCCCGGCGTGCAGGCGCTGTATCAGCTCGGGTTCAACTTCCTGCCCGATTCGGGGCTGGAGCCGATCCGCTCGGCCACCGCGAAGGACGACATCGCGATCGACCTGACCGCCGTGAACGGCAGGCTCGTCTACCGCACCGACCTGTTCGACCGCGAGACCGCCGAAGCCGTGGCCGAGCGGTACGTGCGACTGCTGACGGCGGCGCTGGCCGATCCCGCTCACTCGATCGCGGATCTGCCGCTGCTGTCGGACGCCGAGCGTGAACTGGTCCTGAACAGCTGGAATCCAGTGTCCACTTCGGACGCCGTGACGGTGCACGCCCGATTCGAGACTCAGGTCCGGCGGACCCCGGACGCGCAGGCCGTCGACTTCGGCGGGGTGCGCCTGACGTACGCCGAGCTGAACACGCGTGCCAACCGCGTCGCGCACCGGCTGCGCGAGCTGGGCGCGGGTCCCGGCACCGTCGTCGGCGTGTGCGTGCCGAACTCGGCGGACCTGCTGACCGGTGTGCTCGGCGTCCTGAAGAGCGGCGCGGCCTACGTCCCGCTCGATCCGGCCAACCCGGCCCCGAGGCAGGCGCTGATCCTCGCCGACGCGGGCGTCCCGTTCGTACTGGTCGCCGGAGAGACCACATTGGACACCAAGACGCTGGCCCTCGACGACCCGGCCGAGTGGTCCGCCGCGGCCACCGAGGATCCGGAACCGGCGGCCGGGCCGGGCGACGTCGCCTACGTGATATACACGTCGGGTTCGACCGGGCGTCCCAAGGGCGTCGAGGTCGAGCACCGAGCCGTCGACACGTACCTGGCGTGGGCGCGTGAGGCGTACCCCGGTCTTGCCGGGCGGGCGTTGCTGCACACGTCGCCGTCGTTCGACCTCACCGTGACGACGCTGCTCGGCACCCTCACCGCCGGGGGCGCGGTGGTCGATGGCGGCCGTCCGACGTTCGTCAAGGCGACCCCGACGCACCTCGCCGTCCTCGCCGAGGAGCTGTTCCCGGCCGGTGAACTGGTGCTCGGTGGTGAAGCGCTGACCGCCGAGGCCGTCCAGCCGTGGCGGGACCGGCACCCTGGCACGGTCGTCGTCAACGAGTACGGCCCGACCGAGGCCACCGTCGGCTGCGTCGTGCACCGGATCGAACCAGGGGACCAGTTGCCGTCCGGACCCGTCCCGATCGGCCGTCCTGTGCCCGGCACCCGTGTGTACGTCCTCGATGAGCGGCGGCAGCCGGTGCCGCCGGGTGTCCCGGGCGAGCTGTACGTCGCCGGGTCGCAGCTCGCCCGCGGTTACCTCGGGCTGCCGGGCCTGACCGCGGAGAAGTTCACCGACGGCCGGTCCGGCCGGATGTACGCGACGGGCGACCTCGTCCGCTGGCGTCGCGGCGGCACGCTCGACTACCTCGGCCGCATCGACGAGCAGGTGAAGCTGCGCGGCTACCGCATCGAGCCCGGAGAGGTCGAAGCGGCACTGCGTGAGCTGCCGGAAGTGCGGGACGCGGCCGTGGCGGTCCGCGGTGACACGCTCGTCGGCTATGTCGTCGGCAGTGCCGAGGGCGCGGCCGATGCCCTGCGGAAGACGTTGCCGGACTACCTGGTGCCGACGCGGTTCGTGACGCTCGACGCGCTGCCGATGGCGGCCAGCGGCAAACTCGACCGGGCCGCGTTGCCGGATCCCGAACCCGGCGAGGCGCCGGCGTACGTCGCACCCCGGACCGCGGCCGAAGAACTCGTCGCCGAGGTGCTCGGCGAGTTGCTCGGCATCGACGACCTCGGCGCGCACGACGACTTCTTCGCCCGTGGCGGCAACTCGCTGCTGGCGATCCGCGCGATGGCCCGGATCCGCAAACAGGTCGAGGTCGACATCCCGGTGCGGGGGCTGTTCACCCTCACCACGGTCGCCGGGCTCGCCGCCGAGATCGAGCGGCGGCTCTCCGAAGACCTCGACCAGCTCAGCGACGAAGAGGTCCAGCGTCAGCTGGCCGAAGGCGAGAACTCATGA